A genomic window from Flintibacter sp. KGMB00164 includes:
- a CDS encoding STAS domain-containing protein, producing MAVTCTEEGRHLTAAVTGELDHHRAKEVMEELDRQIDAALPCTLTLDLGGLTFTDSSGIAVLLRASRRMAQIQGTMTVVHTPQQAQRVFDTAGLNKLVRFQ from the coding sequence ATGGCAGTGACCTGTACAGAAGAGGGGCGGCACCTGACCGCCGCCGTCACCGGCGAGCTGGATCACCACCGGGCCAAGGAGGTCATGGAGGAGCTGGACCGGCAGATCGACGCGGCTCTGCCCTGCACCCTGACCCTGGACCTGGGGGGCCTGACCTTTACCGACAGCTCGGGCATCGCGGTTTTGCTGCGGGCCAGCCGCCGCATGGCACAGATCCAGGGGACCATGACGGTGGTCCATACCCCTCAGCAGGCGCAGAGAGTGTTTGATACCGCGGGCCTGAACAAGCTCGTTCGCTTCCAATGA
- a CDS encoding MATE family efflux transporter, translating into MSKQIHLTSGPITSQLIRLCLPLLAANVLQQLYNIINSLIVRHYIGGDAFAALGVAESVMNLFIYVITGACMGASVLVARFFGERNFPRLRRQLFVSGVLIGGTTLVAVTLTQLFLPQLLRLISTPDELMADTTAYLRVILVGMLFTFAYNYLAATLRAIGNTKAALYFLLASLGYNLLAAWILVAQMKLGIVGTALATSSAQLLSALLCLAYMRKKLSFLRIRKTDMHLEPMLMRLTTSYAAVAALQQSSLYLGKLMIQSAVNGISTDAISAFTATTRVENFTQAFGISACEAIAIFVAQNQGAKQYRRANRGFLQGFAITTAIGLGFSLLLGFFAQPMVSLFLGDDLQSIPLGVSYLQLMAWFYFLSFIGHSYVGHYRGIGRMNITFFGTTLQIVVRVIGTYLLVGAMGLDAVALSTGLGWVVIVLFHSTVYLLERRGIGYHLPSEDGPPPKQA; encoded by the coding sequence GTGTCCAAACAGATCCATCTCACCTCCGGCCCCATCACCAGCCAGCTCATCCGGCTGTGTCTGCCTCTGCTGGCGGCCAATGTGCTCCAGCAGCTGTACAACATCATCAACTCCCTCATCGTGCGCCACTACATCGGCGGCGACGCATTTGCCGCCCTGGGGGTGGCTGAGAGCGTGATGAACCTGTTCATCTATGTCATCACCGGAGCCTGCATGGGCGCATCCGTGCTGGTGGCCCGGTTTTTCGGGGAGCGCAACTTTCCCCGCCTGCGCCGGCAGCTGTTTGTCTCCGGCGTGCTCATTGGCGGCACCACCCTGGTGGCCGTCACCCTGACCCAGCTGTTCCTGCCCCAGCTGCTCCGGCTCATTTCCACCCCGGATGAGCTGATGGCGGACACCACCGCCTATCTGCGGGTCATTCTGGTGGGCATGCTCTTTACCTTCGCCTATAACTATCTGGCCGCTACCCTGCGGGCCATCGGCAACACCAAGGCGGCCCTGTACTTTCTCTTGGCCTCCCTGGGCTACAACCTCCTTGCCGCCTGGATCCTGGTGGCCCAGATGAAGCTGGGCATTGTAGGCACTGCCCTGGCCACCTCCAGCGCCCAGCTGCTCTCCGCCCTGCTGTGCCTTGCCTACATGCGCAAAAAGCTCTCCTTCCTGCGCATCCGGAAAACGGACATGCATCTGGAGCCCATGCTCATGCGGCTGACCACCAGCTATGCCGCGGTGGCCGCCCTCCAGCAGTCCAGCCTGTACCTGGGCAAGCTGATGATTCAGAGCGCGGTCAACGGCATCAGTACCGACGCCATTTCCGCCTTTACCGCCACCACCCGGGTGGAAAACTTCACCCAGGCCTTCGGTATCAGCGCCTGTGAGGCCATCGCCATTTTTGTGGCCCAGAATCAGGGGGCCAAGCAGTACCGACGGGCCAACCGGGGATTTCTCCAGGGCTTTGCCATCACTACCGCCATCGGCCTTGGCTTCTCCCTGCTGCTGGGCTTCTTTGCCCAGCCCATGGTGTCCCTGTTTTTGGGGGACGACCTGCAGAGCATCCCCCTGGGCGTCTCCTATCTCCAGCTCATGGCCTGGTTCTACTTTCTCTCCTTCATCGGCCACTCCTATGTGGGCCACTACCGCGGCATCGGCCGCATGAACATCACCTTCTTCGGCACCACCTTACAGATCGTGGTGCGGGTGATCGGCACCTATCTGCTGGTAGGCGCTATGGGCCTGGACGCGGTGGCCCTGTCCACCGGCCTTGGCTGGGTGGTCATTGTCCTCTTCCACTCCACCGTTTACCTGCTGGAGCGGCGAGGCATCGGCTATCACCTGCCCAGCGAGGATGGGCCCCCTCCCAAACAGGCATAA